A part of Arachis hypogaea cultivar Tifrunner chromosome 12, arahy.Tifrunner.gnm2.J5K5, whole genome shotgun sequence genomic DNA contains:
- the LOC112729755 gene encoding uncharacterized protein: protein MDVDSDSDNEIDSESETNSYDDMDALLNDRFRDVAQAEGIKEGMNEDAKKFYNLVEEASKELYPGCDGFSTLSFTIRLYLLKCQHGWSNASFTSLLELLKEAIPNLNIPTSFNKAKTMVRDLGLDYKKIDACPNDCMLYWKEYEKDTSCHECGASRWIVHPVVEADVLPSKKYHNIPVKTLRHFPLIPRLQRLFMCSATAKSMRWHDEERRKDEKLRHPADGQSWKDFDNRHTNFALDPRNVRLGLSSDGFNPYRTMSISHSTWPVVLMAYNLPPWMSMKQEYFMLSLLIPGPKSPGNDIDIYLQPLIEELKELWEVGVETYDASKNETFQMYAALMWTISDFPAYAMLSGWSTKGKLACPCCNHGTCSNYLKYSRKTCYMGHRAFLPEDHPWRANKRSFNGKVEYRQAPPLLSGTEALSQLEYVDNSFGKLKPKKDGPWKKRSIFFDLPYWQYNTSRHNLDVMHIEKNIVDSILGTLLDISGKTKDHTNARYDLQEMGIRKNLHPKKTNGRKKVKLAKASYSMTNAEKSIFCDVLKTAKLPDGSASNISRCVNLLERRISGYKTHDAHFMLHYLLQIPIKGILPDQVAVPLIRLSSFFRQLCQKSITLQEIDQLEEDIVTTLCQLERIFPPSFFDIMIHLPIHLANEVRLGGPVQFRWMYPPERYMCTLKSYVRNRSRPEGSIAEAYLVEECLTFCSRYLHSGVQTKLNRQPRNNDAPNNSMMETTDAFSNLFPKRGVPLGAKKGEPFLLDDKSREQVHSYILLNCHKIDDYVSEHETYQQGTRWMRAKNHSKNFSTWFKTRALRHDVPNWIKELSRGPTQCAKRYSGYFINGYRFHTRQREVRRKTQNSGVTLVALTTSFASTKDANPIHENVSYYGRVNDIIELDYYGNFKVTLFKCDWYEAREDAYGSTYVHFNKKCYQEEPFVLACQVHQCFYVQDAFDKNKHYVMKTVPRDLFSISDQVAIDAEDTYENEPFDNSTVPSIPNDDGEVDLVRNDLNEVLVDVAKEVYFSQEYNTGSDEEYDSKDF, encoded by the exons ATGGATGTTGATAGCGATAGCGATAATGAGATTGACAGTGAGAGTGAGACTAACTCGTACGACGACATGGACGCCTTGTTGAACGATAGATTTCGGGATGTGGCACAAGCAGAAGGGATAAAAGAAGGTATGAATGAAGATGCAAAGAAATTCTATAACTTGGTTGAAGAGGCTAGCAAAGAACTGTATCCTGGTTGCGACGGGTTTTCTACGTTGTCTTTCACCATCCGACTATACTTGTTAAAGTGTCAACATGGGTGGAGTAATGCCTCTTTTACTTCTCTCTTGGAGTTGCTAAAAGAGGCTATTCCTAACTTAAATATTCCTACTTCTTTCAATAAAGCCAAGACTATGGTGAGAGACTTAGGTCTTGACTATAAAAAGATTGACGCATGCCCGAACGATTGCATGCTATATTGGAAAGAGTACGAGAAGGACACATCTTGTCATGAATGTGGCGCTTCGCGTTGGATTGTGCATCCTGTAGTTGAAGCTGATGTTTTGCCTTCAAAAAAATATCACAATATTCCTGTGAAGACGTTGCGACACTTTCCCCTAATTCCCAGGCTTCAAAGACTATTCATGTGCTCAGCAACAGCTAAAAGCATGAGGTGGCATGACGAAGAACGCAGAAAAGATGAGAAGTTAAGGCATCCCGCTGATGGGCAGTCATGGAAGGACTTTGACAATCGTCATACAAATTTTGCTCTCGATCCCCGTAATGTGAGACTTGGCTTGTCAAGTGACGGATTCAATCCATATCGAACCATGAGCATATCTCATAGCACATGGCCTGTTGTTTTAATGGCTTATAATTTGCCGCCATGGATGTCTATGAAACAGGAATACTTTATGTTGTCGTTGCTAATTCCTGGACCAAAGTCACCAGGAAATGATATAGACATTTACCTGCAACCTTTGATCGAGGAGTTGAAGGAGTTGTGGGAGGTTGGGGTGGAAACATATGATGCATCAAAAAATGAAACCTTCCAAATGTATGCAGCTCTTATGTGGACAATTAGTGATTTTCCGGCTTACGCAATGCTATCTGGTTGGAGTACAAAAGGGAAGCTAGCTTGTCCTTGTTGTAACCATGGGACTTGTTCTAACTATCTTAAATATAGTCGCAAGACATGCTATATGGGTCATCGTGCCTTTTTGCCCGAGGATCATCCATGGAGAGCTAATAAGAGATCTTTCAATGGAAAAGTAGAATATAGGCAAGCTCCACCATTATTGTCGGGTACTGAAGCTTTAAGTCAGTTGGAGTATGTGGATAATTCATTTGGGAAGCTAAAACCAAAGAAAGATGGTCCATGGAAGAAGAGGTCAATATTCTTTGATTTACCTTACTGGCAGTATAATACATCACGACACAATTTAGATGTGATGCACATAGAAAAGAACATAGTTGATAGTATTCTTGGAACTCTCTTGGATATTTCTGGCAAGACAAAAGATCACACAAATGCTCGATATGACTTACAAGAAATGGGCATTCGAAAGAACCTTCACCCCAAGAAAACAAATGGTAGGAAAAAGGTGAAGCTGGCAAAGGCAAGCTACTCAATGACCAATGCTGAAAAGTCAATTTTTTGTGACGTCTTGAAGACAGCAAAGTTGCCAGATGGCTCTGCTTCAAATATTTCTCGGTGTGTGAACCTTTTGGAGAGAAGAATATCTGGTTATAAGACTCATGATGCTCATTTCATGCTTCACTATTTGTTACAAATTCCTATCAAAGGAATACTTCCAGATCAAGTTGCAGTTCCTTTGATTCGACTTAGCTCATTTTTTCGTCAATTGTGTCAAAAGTCTATCACATTACAAGAGATAGATCAATTAGAAGAGGATATTGTCACAACATTATGCCAATTAGAGAGGATctttcctccttctttcttcgACATAATGATTCATTTGCCTATTCATTTGGCTAATGAAGTGAGATTGGGAGGTCCAGTTCAATTTCGGTGGATGTATCCTCCCGAAAGATACATGTGTACTTTGAAGTCCTATGTTCGAAACAGAAGTCGTCCTGAAGGATCTATTGCAGAGGCATATTTGGTTGAAGAATGTTTGACATTTTGCTCGCGTTACTTACATTCTGGTGTCCAAACAAAATTGAATAGACAACCCAGAAATAATGATGCACCTAATAATTCTATGATGGAAACTACAGATGCATTTTCGAATCTATTTCCAAAAAGAGGTGTTCCTTTGGGTGCAAAGAAAGGTGAACCTTTTCTCCTTGATGACAAGTCCCGAGAGCAAGTTCATAGCTACATATTATTGAATTGTCACAAGATAGACGACTATGTTAG TGAGCATGAGACTTATCAACAAGGAACACGATGGATGAGAGCTAAAAACCATAGCAAAAACTTTTCTACATGGTTTAAAACACGTGCTTTGCGGCATGATGTTCCAAATTGGATAAAAGAGCTCTCTAGAGGACCAACCCAATGTGCAAAAAGATATTCTGGTTATTTTATCAACGGATATAGATTTCACACTAGGCAACGTGAGGTAAGACGCAAGACACAAAATAGTGGTGTTACTTTAGTAGCATTAACGACAAGCTTTGCAAGCACAAAGGATGCAAATCCAATTCATGAAAACGTTTCTTATTATGGTAGAGTGAATGATATCATTGAGTTGGACTACTATGGAAATTTTAAGGTTACATTGTTCAAATGTGATTGGTATGAGGCTAGGGAGGATGCTTATGGCTCGACATATGTGCATTTTAACAAAAAGTGCTATCAGGAAGAGCCTTTTGTGTTGGCATGTCAAGTGCACCAATGCTTCTATGTGCAAGAtgcatttgataaaaataaacattATGTAATGAAGACTGTTCCAAGGGACCTATTTAGCATAAGTGATCAAGTTGCCATTGATGCTGAAGATACTTATGAAAATGAGCCATTTGATAATTCGACGGTTCCTTCTATACCTAATGATGATGGTGAAGTAGACTTGGTAAGGAATGATTTGAATGAAGTTCTGGTCGATGTCGCAAAAGAAGTCTATTTTTCCCAAGAGTATAACACAGGATCGGATGAAGAATATGATTCTAAAGACTTTTGA